Within the Hypericibacter adhaerens genome, the region CGAGGTGCTTCTGATCGACAAGGCGCAGCTCCTGACGCTGACGGCACCGGAGATGACGGTTCTGGTCGGCGGCCTGCGCGTCCTGGACGTGAATCACGGCAAGTCGCAGCAGGGCGTCTTCACGAAGCGGCCCGGCACGCTGACCAACGACTTTTTCGTGAACCTCCTGGACATGGGCACCGAGTGGAAGGCGACCTCGGACGCCAACCTGTTCGAAGGGCATGATCGCAAGAGCGGCCAGCGGAAATGGACCGCGAGCCGCGTCGACCTCATCTTCGGTTCGAACTCCGAGCTGCGGGCTCTCGCCGAGGTCTATGGCGCCTCGGACGCGCAGGCGAAGTTCGTCGCCGACTTCGTGGCGGCCTGGACCAAGGTGATGAACGCCGATCGTTTCGATCTCGCCTGAGTTCCGGCGGAAAACTTCTCAGGCTGCGAGGAGGCGCAAGCGTTGCTTGCGCCTCCTTCTTTTTCACAAGCGCGGGCGGAGAGGAAACCGAGGCTCAGAGCGCGCCGTCGATCGAGGCGATGAACATCTGCTTCATCTCGGCCACGCCCGCCGGCACCGGATTGCCGCCGGTCGAGGGGTCGTTGAAGGCGGCCTGGGACAGAGAGTCGAGCTTCGACTTGTCGACGCCCAGATCCTTCAGCGTGTGCGGGATGCCGATCTCCTGGCGCAGCGCCAGCACCCAGTCGAGCACGGCGTTGTAGGAGGGGTTCTTCAGGCCCAGCCAGGAGGCCAGCCGCGTCATCTTCTCGTCGATGGCCTTGCGGTTGAACTGCATCACATAGGGCATGACGACGGCGTTGGTGAGGCCGTGATGGGTGTCGTAGACGGCGCCCAGCGGATGGCTCAGCGAATGGATCGCGCCCAGCCCCTTCTGGAAGGCGGTGGCGCCCATGGTGGCGGCCGCCATCATATGGGCCCGTGCCTCGAGGTTCTTGCCGTCCTTCACCGCGACGGGGAGCCAGTTCTTGATCAGCCGCATGCCCTCGACCGCGATGCCGTCGGCCATCGGGTGATAGCTCGGCACGCAATAGGCCTCGAGGCAGTGGGCGAGCGCATCCATGCCGGTGGCAGCCGTGATCTTGGGCGGCAGCCCCACGGTCAGCGCCGGATCCTCGATCACGATGGAGGGCTGGACCTTCGGGTGGAAGATCAGCTTCTTCTCGTGCGTCTCCTCGTTGGTGATGACCGAGACGCGGCCGACCTCGGAACCGGTGCCCGAGGTGGTGGGCACGGCGATGATCGGTGCGATGCCGGCCGGGTCGACCAGCTTCCAGTTGTCGCCCACATCCTCGAAGGCCCAGAGCGGGTGCTTCTGGCCCGTCATCAGCGCCACTGCCTTGCCGGCATCGAGCGCGCTGCCGCCGCCGAAAGCGATCACCCCATCATGCTTGCCGGCTCGATAGGCCGCGAGCCCGTCCTCGACATTCTTGCCGTTAGGATTGCCCTTGATGTTCGAGAAGAGGCCGGTGGGGAGCCCGGCCGCCTCGTTGCGCGCGACGGCGTCCTTGATCATCGGCAAGGGCGCCAGGCCGGGGTCGGTCACGATCAGCGGGCGCTTCATCCCCAGCGCCTTGCACATGTCGGGCAGCTCGGCGATGCGGCCGACGCCGAACTTCACCGCGGTGGGGTAGTTCCAGTTGCCGCGCAGCGCGGCTGCATCGTTGGACATGGAATCAAGCCTCTCTCAAGCGAAACGGTTCAGGTCGAAACACAATTTATCCCCTCCCCCGTCTTCGGGGGAGGGTAGGGGAGGGGGCTGCTCGGTCGACGAAGTCGGACGAAGCGGCCGTGAGCCTTAACTTCTATCGCGTCTTCCCCCTCCCTGGCCCTCCCCCGAAGACGAGGGAGGGGATCTGATTCTAAAGTGCGGATCAGGTCTTGGTGCGCAGATGGAACGACTTGGGCCGGGTCAGGTATTCGTAGCCGACCTGGCTCAGCGTGCAGCCGCGGCCGGAATCCTTGACGCCGACCCAGGCCAGCGCCGGATCGAGATAGTCGCAGCGGTTCATGAACCAGGTGCCGGTCTCGACCCGGTCGCCGATGCGGATCGCGGCCGCCTCGTCCTCGGTCCAGATCGCGGCGGTCAGGCCGAAGGGATTGTCGTTCATCTTGCGGATCGCCTCCTCGTCGTCGGCGACGGGCGCGATTCCGACCGCGGGCCCGAAACATTCCTCCTGCATGAAGGGATTGCGGGTGTCGAGCTGGGTCAGAACCTGCGGCGCCAGATAGGCGGTGCCGGCCTTGTCGGCTGCGAAATGCTTCGGATCGATCATCGTCTTGGCGCCCGCCTGCACGGCCTTCTGGATCTGGCCGCGGATCTCGTCGGCGGCGCGGCTGCGCACCACGGGCCCGAGATTGGTGCCCTTGTCGAGCGGGTTGCCCAGCTTGTAGCTGTTGGTCAGGTCGACGAAGCCCTCGAGGAAGGTCTTGTAGGCATCCTTGTGCACGAAGATGCGCTGGATGCCGCAGCAGGACTGACCCGAATTGAAGAAGGCGCCGTCGACCAGGTTCTCGATCGCATGCGCCATGTTGGCATCGTGGCGCACATAGGCGGGGTCGTTGCCGCCGAGCTCGAGGCCCAGCCCGATGAAGCGGTTGGCGGCCGCTTGCGTCACCGCATGACCGCCGGCGACGGAGCCGGTGAAGGCGACATAGTCGACCGCCGGGTTGCCGATCACCTGCGAGGTGTCGTCATGGGTGAGCACCAGATGCTGGAACAGGCCGGCGGGCAGGCCCGCCGCCTTGAAGGCCTCGCCGAAACGCTCGGCGCAGAGCGGCGTCTGGGCCGAATGCTTGAGGACGACGGCGTTGCCCGCCATCAAGGCCGGGATCACCGCATTGACCGAGGTGAGGTAGGGGAAGTTCCAGGGCGCCACCACGAACACCACGCCCAGGGGTTCGCGCCGGATGAAGCGGGTGAAGGTGGGCTTGGGTCCGACGTCGATATCGGCCAGCGCGCGCGGCGCGATGGCGATCATGTAGCGGGCGCGCTCCTCGAAGCCGCGCACCTCGCCCGGCGACTGGCCGATGGGCCGGCCGATCTGGCGGGTGATCTCTTCCGCGATCTGGTCGCGGCGCGCGACGAAGGCGTCGACCGCCTTGGTCAGGTATTTCTGCCGCTCCGCGACGGGAACATGCTTCCAGTCGCGCTGCGCGGCCTTGGCGGCCTTGAGCGCCTTCTCGATCTCGGGCCCGCCGGCATAGGGGCGCTCGATATAGAGGCTGTCGTCGATCGGGGTGATGGTCTTCTGGATGGCGCCCATGGCGATCGGTCTCTGTCCTTCGTTCGGCTCGTCAGATGATCTCGAAATAGCGCGCCAGTTCCCAATCGGTGATGTGCTTGCGGAACTCGCGCTCTTCCCATTCGCGGGTCGCGGCGAAATGCTCGACGAATTCCTCGCCGAACAGCTCGTTCGCCGCCTTCGACTTCTTCAGCCGCTGCGCCGCCTCCCACAGAGTCGCCGGCAGGGCGAGCTTGGCCGAGGGCTTGAGCTCATAGGCATTGCCGGTGATGGGCTCGGTCGGCTCGAGCTTGTTCTCGATGCCGTAGAGGCCCGAGGCCAGCGCCGCCGCGAGCGCGACGTAGGGGTTGGCGTCGGCCGCGGCGATACGATACTCGATGCGCTGCGACTTGGGCGAGCCCGGGATCACGCGCAGCGCGCAGGTGCGGTTCTCGATGCCCCAGGTGGCGTTGGTCGGCGCCCAGAAGCCGGGGATGAGGCGCGAATAGGAATTGACCGTCTGCGCCACCATGCCCAGGAGCTCGGGCATGAGCTGCTGCTGGCCCGCCAGGAAATGGCGCATGGTCTTGCTCATGTTGTGCGGCTGCTTGGCGTCGTGGAACACCGTGGCGCCGTCCTTGCCCTTGAGCGAGAGATGGATATGGCCGCTCTGGCCCGGCCAGTTGTTGGACCATTTCGCCATGAAGGTCGCCATCAGCCCGCGGCGCTGGGCCAGCACCTTCATGAAGGTCTTGAACAGGGCGGCGCGATCGGCCGCCTCGAGCAGCTCGTCGAAGGTGATGGCGGCTTCGAGCACGCCGGGACCGGTCTCGGTATGGAGCCCCTCGATCGGGAAGCGCATGGTCTCGGCGGTCGAGAGGATCTCGTGATAGAGCTCGGACCAGACCGAGGAACGCAGGCCCGAATAGCCGAAGAAGCCGGGGGTCATGGGCTGCAGGTTGCGATAGCCCTTCTCGCGCACGCTCTCGGGCGTCTCGTCGAACAGGAAGAACTCGTATTCGCAGGAGCCATAGGCCTTGAAGCCCATCTTTTCGGCCTTGGCCACGACCCGGCGCAGCAGCCCGCGCGGGCAGACCGCCTCGGCGCGCTCGACGAACTGGCCGAGGAAGAAGAGGGTGTTCTCCTCGAACGGGATCTCGCGGCAGCTCTCGGGGATGAGGCGCACCAGCGCGTCGGGATAGGCTGTGTGCCAGCCGGTGAATTTGGTGTTGTCGTAGAGCTGGTCGTTGGAATCCCAGCCCAGCACCACGTCGCAGAAGCCGAAACCGTTCTCGAGGGCGGACAGGAACTTGGCGCGGGAGATGTATTTGCCGCGCAGCACGCCGTCCATGTCGAAGACCCCGACCTTGACATGCGTGATGTTGCGTTCCTCGACGATCTTCTTGGCATCCGCGAGGCTGCGGACGGATTCCGGCTTCATGACGCGAGTTCCCCCTGGCTTCTGGATCCCTGGTTTCCCGGCCGCCGGATCAGGGACTTGGAAGGTGCGGCCGGCGCCTATTTGCGCCTCCCGGCCGGGGCTTGTCAAAACGAGAAAGGGCGCCCAGAGGGCGCCCTTTCCGTTTGCAGACCTGCTGAAAAAGCAGGGCTCGCCGGGTTACTCCGCAGCACCCCCCAGGGCCTTCTCCCGGGCCGCGATCTCGGCCTGCTTGCGGGCGATCGCCTCGCCGATCGGCGGCCCGCCGAAGCGGCGCTTCTCGATGGCATACCAGATCACCACGCCGGCAACGATCATTGCCACGATCAGATAGCCGACCTTCTCGTTGGGCGGCTGCACGCCGACCGCGATCAGGATCAGGCAGCCGATGACGGCGAAGAGCGCGATCGGCTTGGAAAGGCCGCCCAGGTTGAACGGGCCCTTCTGCGTCCAGCTCTTGCCTTCGGCCAGAAGCCCGGCGCCGATGGCCATGACATAGGAGATATAGAGGAACACGGCGCAGCCCGTCGCCAGCACGAAGAAGGCATCGCCGTAGAGGGTCGCCACGATCGACAGGATGGCGGCCACCCAGATGGCGTTGACCGGCGTGCGGAAGGCCACGCTGACCTTCTTCAGCGAGTTCGAGAAGAACGGAATGCCGCCGTCGCGCGAGAAGGCGTAGAGCATGCGCGAGCAGGAGGTGAGACCCGACAGCGCGCAGAGGAAGTTCGACACGACGATGACGATGTAGAGCAGCTTGCGCAGCACATCCGGCATCGGCGACTGGGCCATCACATAATTGAAGGAGCCCCAGCCGGTCTTGGCCCCCTCGTCCATGGAAGGCATGGCCAGCACGAAGGCGCAGACCATGACATAGCCGAAGAGGAACGACCACCAGACCGAGCGATACATGCCCTTCGGCACCTCGACGGCGGCGTTGCGGGTCTCTTCCGAGGTATGGCCCGAGGCGTCGAAGCCGGTGATGGTATAGACGCCCTGCAGCAGGCCCAGCATGAAGGCGAGGAAGACCGAGGTCTGCGCCGCCGGCCAGACGCCGCCGCCGGCATCGCCCGTGTAGTTGGTGAAGGTGAAGAGCCGCGAGAAATCGAGGCTCGGCGCATAGACCAGAAGCGCGATCGTCAGCACGATCGAGCCGACGAAGATCAGATAGCCCGAGAAATCGGTCAGGACCGTCGTCAGGCGGATGCCGCGGTGATTGATGATCGCCTGGATCGCCGTGATGATCGTGATGAAGATGGTCTGGATCCACCAGCCGCTGTCGAACATGCCGGCGGTGGTCCAGCTCGTGACATCCATGCCGAGCACGCCCGCGAGGAACAGGTCGCGGAACAGCAGGAACACGCCGAAATTCACCGAGGAGACGACGAAGAGCAGGCCGGCGAGGTTGAACCAGGCCGCGGCCCAGCCCCAGCCCTTGCCGCCCAGGATCGAGGCCCAGTGATAGATGCCGCCCGCGGTCGGATAGGCCGAGGCGACCTGGCCCAGCGCGATCGAGACCACCAGGGCGAAGAGGCAGGCGAGCGGCCAGCCATAGCCGACCGAAGCGCCGCCTGCGGCGCTGAAGGCGGCCGGGAAAGCGGTGATGCCGCCGGCCAGGATGCAGATGATCGAGAAGGAGATGGCGAAGTTCTGAAAGCCACCCATGCGCCGCGACAGTTCCTGCGCATAGCCCATGCTGTGCAGCTGCTTAACGTCGGCGTCGACCCCGTGGTAGCCGGGATCCTTGGGACTCTGAGACATGATGCTATCGTTCCCCTGAAATTGGGCTTTGATTGCGCAGCCCATGGATGCGCCGAGCGACGTTCCCCGGTCGGTTGATCCGACCGCTTTCTTATCGAGACGTCGCCCCGATTCCCGTATCGCGAGAAGGGTAGCGGTTCGCCGGGACGCCGTCCTCGATCCGCCCCGGATGGGAGGGATTAAATTCCCGTAACCATCAGGCATTCCCACCTGCCCGGTCAGGCAGGAAAATCGCCGATGGGACAGGGATGCTGGTGGGTTGCGTGCTCTGCCCGGCCTGGTTCGTTGGCGAGCGGGCATAAAAAAAAGAGGGGGTGGTTTCCCACCCCCTCCGGTTGCAATCCGGTCGAGCCGAAGGTCAGTGACCCGTCGCCCTGGCCTTCGCCCGCTCGGTGTTGGCGAAATCCTCTTCCGGCGATTTCACCAGGTGGTGGCGGCCATAGACGGCGAAATAGATCAGCCCCACCGCGTACCAGGCGGCGGCGCAATAGACGCCGTCGCGATAGATCGGATCCTGGAGCTGCATATAGAGCGTCACGACCGCGATCGCCAAGGTGACGGCCGCGCCCGGCACGCCGACCGGGCTGCGATAGGGACGCGTGATATGCGGCAGGTTCTTGCGCAGCAGGATGAAGGAGATCGCCTGGAAGCCGTAGGAGATCGTGGCCCCGAACACCGCCATGTTGAGCAGCGTGCCGCCGATGACGGCACCCGCATCGGCACCCCGGACCCAGAACACGATCAGCATCAGCAGGAACCCGACCAGCGAGCCGACGATCAGCGCCACATGCGGCACCTTGTGCGTGCCGTGGGTGACCGAGAGCGCCCGCGGGAAGTAGCCGGCCCGCGAGAGCGAATAGATCTGCCGGCCTTGGGCATAGATGATGGTATGCAGGCTGGCGATCAGCCCCACCACGGCCAGCAGCGCCAGGATGTTGGCGAGCTGCGGCAGGGTCACGCGGAACCCGTCCAGGATCGGCTCGGCGGAGGTGCCGAGATAGAAGGCGCCCGAATGGGTGCCGTCGCCGACCGGGATGCCCGGATTGAGGAAGGTGACGAGCGTGGCCGAGATGCAGAGCGTGAGGATGCCCAGCATCAGACCCTTCGGCATGTCCTTCTTCGGATCGTGGCTCTCCTCGGCGGCGAGCGGCAATTGCTCGATCGCGAGGAACAGCCAGACGGCGAAGGGCAGGGCGGCGAAGACGCCGTGCCAGCCCAAGGGCAGCAGCGGTCCGCCGCCTTCCGGCAGCTCGACCAGGGCGCCGCTCTCGTCGGTGCCGATGTTCAGCGCATAGCGTGAGAAGTCGAAATGCGGGATCGCGCTGATCCAGAACACCACCAGCACGGCCAGCGCCAGCAGGGTGACGATCACGGAGACCCGGAATGAGAGCTCGACCCCCAGCAGGTTGAGGAGCAGGAACGCCGCGTAGAAGACGATCCACCAGACGGGTTGCGCGCCGTTGGAGGCGAGCCAGCTATCGGCCCCGAATATCCCGCCCCAGATGCCGCCCATATAGGAGCCGATGAAGAAGGTGATGACGGCGGGCGTCACCACATACTCGATGTTCTCCGCGAGGCCGGTGACATAGCCGCCCCAGGGACCCATCGCCGAGCGCGCGAAGGAGTAGGCGGCGCCGGTATGCGGCAGGGCTGGCGACATCTCGGCCAGGCAGAAGCAGAGGCCGACATACATGATGCCGATGATGATGCCGGCGAAGAGCAGGCCGCCCCAGCCGCCCACGCCGATGCCGAAATTCCAGCCCGAGAAATGTCCCGAGATGACGGCGCCCACGCCCAGCGCCCAGAGCGAGCCGACACGCGCATAGCGTCGCATGCCGCGCTTCTCGAAATAGTCGGCGCCCACGGTTTCGTATCGGACGCCGCCCGCATCTTCAGCCATGACTGATATCCCCCTTTGGATATGGTTTCCTTGCCCGGGCAGGCCGCTGGGGGATTGTTGGATCGGGCCGGCCGGGCGAATGACGGGGCGGGTACTCCGCTTCGTTTCTCGTCGCCGGTACGGCCTGGGCTTCCGTCCCTTCCTCCGAACGGAAACCCGGATTCCCCCTTTGTGGTCCACCCGGGACAAGGATGAAGGAAAATTTACGTGCTGGCCAGCGAGGCTATAACTGATTGAAAGAAATAGATTCTGAGCCGCGAGCGGCCGCGGCGGCCGGTCGGCAGCCGGGTCCGGACCTCAGCCCAGCCCCGCGAAATGTTCGCGGCAGAACTCGGTGAAACGCTGCACGGCCCGGGTCGGGCGGGCGCCGGCCAGCCGGGCCAGACCCAGGCGCTGCGGCGGAACCGGTTCCTTCACCGGCCGGTAGGCCAGCCGTTGCCCGTCGAGCGAGCGCTCGCTCGCGGGGCGCGAATGCATGAGGGCGTAGCCGAAGCCGTTGGCGACCAGGCCGCGCACCATCTCGAAGGAGCTGGTCTCATGCCCGATCCTGGGCTCGAGCCCGCGGCCCCTCATGACGGAGAGGAAGTGGTCCCGGCTTTGCGGCAGGTCGAGCAGCACCAGCGGTTCCTCGACCAGGTCCGCCAGCGATACGGTCTTGCGGCCGGCCAGCCGGTGGCGCGCCGGCAGCATCACATAGAGCGGCACGTCGGCCAGCGTCTCGAAGGCGAATTCCGGCCCCAGCCCCAGATCGTAGGTCAGGCAGAGATCGAAACGGCCGCGCCTCAGGCCTTCGAGCAGTCCCGCCAGATGCTCCTCGCGCACCCGCACGGTCATGTCGGGGAACCGGCTCTTGAGCGCGCGCAGCATGCCCGGCGCACGCATCGGCGCGAAGGTCTGGAAGCAGCCCAGCTCGACCTCGCCGCCGGGGCGCTGGCTCAGATCGAGAGCACCCTGGCGCAGCTCCTCGGCATGGGCCAGGAGGTCCGCGGCTTCCGTCTGGAGCCGACGGCCGGCGGGGGTCAGGGACAGCCCCTGCGCATGATGGCGCAGGAAGAGGTCGAGCCCGAGGCTGTCCTCGAGCTCGGCGATCGCGGCCGACACCGAGGGCTGCGAGATGTGCAGCCGGCGCGCCGCCGCCGTGATCGAACCGGTCTCCGCCGCCGCCACGAAATAGCGCAGCTGCTTCAAGGTGAAGTTCATAGGAATTCCCTATGCAAATCTTAGAAAAATAATATTTCTGCTTTGAAGGCCGCCGGTCAAGAATGCATCCGATCCGCAAAGGCCTCGGGCGGCGAGGCTTCATGCAGGGCAACGGAGCCACGGGGCGGCATGATCAGGACCGGCGAGCAGTATCGTGAATCGTTGCGCGACGACCGCGCGGTCTGGATCAACGGCGATCGCGTCAAGGACGTGACGCGCCATCCCTCCTTCAAGCCGATCGTCGATGCCCGGGCGCGCATCTACGACATGGCGCATGACAGCAGGCTCGCGCCGGTCATGACCTATACCGACGAGGAAACGCGCGAGACCAACTGCATCGGCTACAAGCTGCCCTTCACCCAGGAGGACTGGCAGGCCAAGCGCCGCGCCGTCGACACGGTGATGAAGGATCTGGGCGGCGTGGTCGTCCGCGTCGGCGACGAGACCATCGGCGAGATGTGGTCGCTCTATGACGGCCAGGACGTGCTGCGCGAGGTCGATCCGCGCTTCGCCGACAATATCAGGAATCACATCTGGAAGGCGCTGCGCTCCGACACCTTCCATGTCTCCGCCAACACCGATCCCAAGGGCGACCGCTCCAAGCGCCCGCAGGAGCAGGATCCCGACATGCTGCTGCATGTGGTCAAGGAGACCGATGCCGGCATCGTGGTGCGCGGCGCCAAATACGAGACCGCGGCCGCCTACGCCAACCAGGCCTTCGTCAAGCCGACCATTGCCAACTGGGGCGACGACAAGCTCTCGGACTATGCGGTGGGCTTCATCTGCGAGATGAACCGGCCGGGGCTGAAGCATATCTGCCGCACCGGCTTCGCCGGACGCGCGCCGGCCCGCGACTACCCGCTCGCCAACAAGTTCGACGAGGTCGACACGCTGCTGATCTTCGACAACGTCCTGATCCCCTGGGAGAACGTCCTCTTCTACCGCCATACGCGCGCGGCGTCCTTCATCCGCGGCACGCTCCACCGCTACAGCGCCTTCCCCTTCGTGTTGCGGCTGCTCTATGTCGCCGACATGATGATCGGCGCGGCGCTCTTCAACGTGCGCCAGACCGGCCTCGACCAGCAGCAGGCGGTGCGCGAGAAGCTGGCCTTGCTCGCCTGCTACCGCGAGACCATCAACGCGCATATGACGGCGGCGATCGCGATGGCGGAGAAGAGCCCGGCCGGGCTTCTCATGCCCAACCAGTCGCTGCTCTATACCGGCCGCGTCCATGCCTGCTCGAAGCTGCCGGAGATGATGCATATCGCCCGCGAGCTCTGCGGCGGCCAGATCTGCGTGACGCCGGACTCGGCGACCTTCGACCATCCCGAGACCAAGGCCTGGATGGACAAGTTCTATAACGTCAACGAGTACTGGGTCGCCGAGGACCGCCGCAAGCTCCTGGCCTTCGCGCGCGACCTGCTCAATTCCGACTATGCCGGCCACCGCGTGACCTTCGAGCTCTTCGCGCAGTCGCCGCCCTTTGCGCATCTGAACGCGGTCTACATGAATTTCGGCTGGAACGGGCCGCTCGAGTTCGTGCGCAAGGCGGCCGACCTGTCCGACAGGGTGATGGAACAGGGCAAGAAGAAGCCAGCCTGAGGCCGGCAATCCACCGAACACGTTTACCGCGCCCCCGTTCTCCCGGCATGATGATGCCGACAGGGCGGGGCGCATTCGCATGGTCGGCCGCTTCCGCCCGGCCTTCGTCACGATCGATCCATTTCAGGGGACCGGCATGAGCCACATCCGCAAGCGCAAGTTCAACACCCGCGACACCTATCCGGAGCAGAAGCTCGACAACGATCTCTGCATGTCGGTGCGCGCCGGCAACCACATTTTCCTGCGCGGGCAGGTCGGCCAGGACCTGAAGGGCCGCATGGTCGGCGTCGGCGATCCGGCGGCGCAGGCCGAGCAGGCCATGAAGAACGTGAAGGTGCTCCTCGAGGAGCAGGGCGCCCGGATGGAGGATATCTGCAAGGTCACGATCTACATCACCGACCGCGCCTATCGCGAGCCCGTCTACCGGACGATAGGCAAGTGGCTCAAGGGCATCTATCCTTGCTCGACCGGCCTCATCGTCCAGGGGTTGGCCCGCCCGGAATGGGTGATGGAGATCGATGTCGAGGCCGTGATCCCGGAAGAGCGCGCCGCGCGGGAAGAAAAGGCCGCCAAGGGCGGACGGGCCAAGAAGAAGGCGAAGGGGAAATGACATTCTCGATCGCCGGCCGCTGCGAGCGGACCGGCATGTTCGGGGTGGCGATCACCACCTCCAGCATCGCGGTCACCAGCCGCTGCCCCTGGGCGCGGGCCGGCGTCGGCGCGGTCTCGACCCAGAACGTCACCGATCCTTCGATCGGACCGCGCACGCTCGACGCGATGGAGAAGGGGGCCAGCGCCCCTGACGCGCTGCAGAAGGTGATGGCGGAGTCCGCCCATGCGGAATATCGCCAGGTGATCGCCATCGACCGCCGCGGCGCGACGGCCTTCCATGGCGGGGCCAAGACGCTCGGGACCCACGCGATCCATCCGGGCCAAGACTGCATCGCGGCCGGCAATCTGTTGCGCAACGCCAATGTACCCAAGGCGATGGTCAGGAGCTTCGAGGCCAACGGCGCGGTCCATCTGGCCGAGCGGCTGCTGCGGGCGCTGGAGGAAGGGGTCGTCGCGGGCGGCGAGCTGGGCCCCGTCCATTCGGGCGGGCTCATCGTGGTGCGCGACCGGATCTGGCCGCTGGTCGATCTTCGGGTCGACTGGGACGATGTCGCACCGATCGCCCATCTGCGGCAGCTCTGGGACGCTTACGAGCCGCAGATGGAGGCCTACCAGACCCGCGCCGTCGATCCGGGGTCGGCGCCGGCCTATGGCGTGCCGGGTGACCCGGGCTCGAGCCCCAAACGCTGAGGCGAAGCCTCGTCATCCGCAAAGCGGGCACGGACCGGCGCGATCCATCGCTGCCTCGTGCGGCTGCCATGAGGGCATGGCCGCGGCGGTGTCGCCTGCCGCGGCAAGCTCGTCACCGGCCGTGGCTCTCGAGGAGTGGTCGCAGATACTCGGTTTCGTAGAATTGCCTGGCCAGAGGCGGCAGACGGTCCGCCCGGCTGCCGATGGCAGGCGGCGTCAATCGCTCCCTGCGCAGCCTGTCGAGAAACGAGACCCAGTCCGCCGGCGACGTGTGCCAGGGCAGCAGCCAAGTATGGTCCCGATCTTCCAGGCGCTCGCCGATGGCGCCGATATCGCTGGCCAGGATCGGGAGGCCGTTCAGCAGGGCGTCCGTCAGCACGAAACTGTGTGTTTCCGGCGCCTGGAAGGGAAACCAGGCGAGATGCGGACGGATGCGGCAGATCAAGGTCGTGAGCTCCGACTCCCGGTAGGGGCCATGAATCTGGAGCCGGCGATCGAGGAGCGAGGGGGGAGGCCAGTCGATCGGGACCTTGCCCAGCAGATGGAGGAAGATCGGCAGGTCTCTCGATCGGATCAGCCGCAGGACCTCTTCCAGGATGTCGAGTCCTTTCACGGGACCGATCATGCCCATCATCAATACATGGAGCGTGTCGTCGGGCGAGAAGGGGCGCGGCGACACCCGGAAACGTTCGGGCGC harbors:
- a CDS encoding 4-hydroxyphenylacetate 3-hydroxylase family protein, which codes for MIRTGEQYRESLRDDRAVWINGDRVKDVTRHPSFKPIVDARARIYDMAHDSRLAPVMTYTDEETRETNCIGYKLPFTQEDWQAKRRAVDTVMKDLGGVVVRVGDETIGEMWSLYDGQDVLREVDPRFADNIRNHIWKALRSDTFHVSANTDPKGDRSKRPQEQDPDMLLHVVKETDAGIVVRGAKYETAAAYANQAFVKPTIANWGDDKLSDYAVGFICEMNRPGLKHICRTGFAGRAPARDYPLANKFDEVDTLLIFDNVLIPWENVLFYRHTRAASFIRGTLHRYSAFPFVLRLLYVADMMIGAALFNVRQTGLDQQQAVREKLALLACYRETINAHMTAAIAMAEKSPAGLLMPNQSLLYTGRVHACSKLPEMMHIARELCGGQICVTPDSATFDHPETKAWMDKFYNVNEYWVAEDRRKLLAFARDLLNSDYAGHRVTFELFAQSPPFAHLNAVYMNFGWNGPLEFVRKAADLSDRVMEQGKKKPA
- a CDS encoding RidA family protein; translated protein: MVGRFRPAFVTIDPFQGTGMSHIRKRKFNTRDTYPEQKLDNDLCMSVRAGNHIFLRGQVGQDLKGRMVGVGDPAAQAEQAMKNVKVLLEEQGARMEDICKVTIYITDRAYREPVYRTIGKWLKGIYPCSTGLIVQGLARPEWVMEIDVEAVIPEERAAREEKAAKGGRAKKKAKGK
- a CDS encoding DUF1028 domain-containing protein, which produces MTFSIAGRCERTGMFGVAITTSSIAVTSRCPWARAGVGAVSTQNVTDPSIGPRTLDAMEKGASAPDALQKVMAESAHAEYRQVIAIDRRGATAFHGGAKTLGTHAIHPGQDCIAAGNLLRNANVPKAMVRSFEANGAVHLAERLLRALEEGVVAGGELGPVHSGGLIVVRDRIWPLVDLRVDWDDVAPIAHLRQLWDAYEPQMEAYQTRAVDPGSAPAYGVPGDPGSSPKR